The window ATATTTCAGTGGCCTCATGCAGAGGTTACATAACTCAGAATatgccaaaagaaaaaatgtctaaaaaatcTTCTACAAAGGactgaagagaaaaaagaagtatGAGCAGCCATCTGCCAATGAAATCATAGTGAATATAGTTCCAGAAGAACTGTAATATGGATGAGGAAAAGGATTGTGAAGCTTCCCCCTACCAAAAGGAGGAAAATTCACCAGATTCACTATGTCTTTATCGATCAACCAAAGCacccaaagagagaaaaaaaacaaagggtacAAAGGTCATGAAGGTATCTCCTTGGAGCACAATCTTCTTCATATTACCGCATGCCAAATGACTTGGAGTTGGAATTATACTTCCAGTCTCGACCATATCTGAAATGGCCTCTCTCTTCTCTAGATCTCCTAGGTGCATCCCCCAGCCTGCTGTCAATACCCCTGTCATAGGTCTTGGGACTCCCTCTACTATGAAACTCTGTTGGCTCCTTATTATGAGACTCATGAGCTGCAAAACCATCTTCCACATCATACCGGAACCTCTTTACAGGGCCATTCGTATCATAACGCCTCACATGATGGACAAACTCATATCTGTGGCCATGTTTCCTTCTATCATCATCACTTTCATCATACCTAGACCCTCTTCCAGCTCCAACCATCTCATTAAACCTCCCATGATGGATGGGTCTATAATACTCATCCGGCTTTGATCTCCCCGTGGAACCCACCAGATCAAACCTATGGCTTCGTGGGAAAATCCTTCCAGGCACTCTCCTTTCTGAATCCTGTAGTCGCTGCTTGTATCCATGCTCCCTAAAATGATCAACTGCATCTTTCCTATTCTCAACCCATCGGGAAGAATGTTGTGGAGAACCACGGATTCTGGACGTTGGGGTAAAACCTGCAACATGATCTGCTAAAAAACCTGGCCGCCGATGAGGTGACCTCACTCTGTCCATTCTAGCCTCAGACCTGAAATTTGGAGGACTTCTACTGTGATGTCTAAAAACTGGACCACTACTGATACCACACCCATTTCTTCCCCTTGGAGAAGGCCAAACATGGGGAGAACGAGTTCTAGATCTTGATGGGGAATTCGTACGGGATCGAGATATATGGGCAGCCCCTCTTCTATGAATGGGAGAATAGCTCCGTTCTCTTGTGACTGAAGGATGTAGCATGCGTAAGGAAGAATCATCAGGGGCAGGTCCATGATATCTCTCCCTGAGGCCGGAATCCACTACTCGTGGACCAAATCTTCCAGACCTATCCCTTCCAACAGCAATGCTCCTATCAGGGCTCATCTCACCCACCAGATCAAGATCCATGTGCATGCCAAGAGCCTCATCCCTCTCTGATGGTGATCCCCTTCGGACAAGAGAGCGGCGCACACCTTCCAAAGATGCATTTACAGATTGTCTACGCCGTCCCAAACCACCAGCTTTTACCACTGTACCATCTGGAGCAACAACAAAACCACTGCTCTCGATCTTGGCAGCAGCTGCTGCTGCAGCATTCTTTGGCCCAGGGTGCCCAAAACCAGGTGAACGATGACGTTCTGGACCCCAATGAGAAGAATCAACCCAACGATCACCTCCCCGTCCCCTGCCATGCATATGCAGCAAAGAGGATCCACCCCTTTCAGCTCTACGATTTGACTCATCCAGCTTGTTGAATCTGGAAATATAAGAATGATATGTCACAAACATTTACACCTTTATAACAGACAAACCTACAGATGAAGAAACAACTAGGGAACAAAGTTCTCACACATACCTATCTTTTCTATACAAAACATCAGATGTGGGCCTCTCAATACGGGAATGCAACTCCCGCCTAGCTGTTGTTGCCATCCTTGCCGCAGAATCCTCAGAATCAGGTCCATCCATACGAGCAACAGAATGAAGCCTGTTAGAGTCACCATCTCTGGCTTCCATTTTTTTATCCACAGAACTTCTGCTGCCTTCAGGTAACTGATCCCATCCagaaaatttcatcctcaaacttGCTGATTGGTTTGGGCCCTTCCCCGTATGTCCACTGGCATAAAGCTCATCATCTGCATTCACCTTGGCAGCACCTCCCCTGAATTCATTGTCAGTGCTAGAATCCATTTCAAATGTACTATAGTCATCTCTCTTACCAAACTGCCCCCTCAAGTGTCTGCTCACAGTCCCTAACCTTTTCTCACAATATCCTTCATCCAAAACATTGTTTTTAAGCATATTCTTCTCCATAACTTGATCTCTTTCAGATTTGCCATTGATCTCAGTTGATCTCCCCCCTTGGTATTCTGCCAGTTCCTCAACCTGTACAGACATGGAACCAGGACAATCAGTTTTTTCTGCAGCTTCAAAGTCATATGCTTCTCTGTTGTCTGATCCATAGTCAACATGTTCAGCTTCCCCTTCCTCATATGCATCCCCTTCCCAACCATGTAGAACAGACTCCCTGAACTCTCCATCCTCAAACTGAGAATCATAATCTGCCTGAGGTTCGTTCTCCTTTTCCATCCCTTGGGGATCATCTTGAGAAACATCTGAACcataatcaacatcatcaaaaTGATCATCGTCAGGTGCAACATTACCAGATATATTTATAAGATCATCAGCACAGCTTCTATAGACCTCATGAGAACTGGTGCCACCTGGTGCCTCCACTGTCCCTGTAGTCACTGCCAAAGGTTTACATGTGAGTTCTTCGGATTCAATCTGATCTGGGGAATCCACAGTAGCATCAGCTACAAAATCTATGTCATCTTGTACATTCAAACTCACACCAACAGCATGTTCACCACTTCCGGCGTCTCTTCCAGCAGACGCCTCTGAACCAGGCAACACTTCGCAGTTAGTTGACGGGGAATGATGCACTATCTCTGAACTACAAACAGCACGATCCATGCCACTATCAGAAGGCCCAGATTGTAGAGGATCACATGCCACAAGGTGAGTGCTCTGTGGTTTATTGGGGAAGCTCCCATCAGCATGCAAACCCGAAGTTCTGCCAGCATCCTCCCCATCTTCAGTCCGAACTTTTTCGTTTCTACACATGTCTCCAGGAATGGCTTCATAAGACAGAGTAGTGCAATCCTTCACAGACTGAGGACTTGAGCAAATATGTTCAGCTCTTTCTGCCTCAGCAGGATAATCATCTCCTGTTTCCTTACCAGTAGAACCCGCAGAATCTGCATGCCCATTTTCCTCTGAAACTGGTGTATCACTACCCTTATCAGCTACAGGAAGGGAAGAATGATTTATGCAGGTGCCCTTGTCAACAAACTGATGAGCACCAACATTTATGGTTCGTTCCTGATTATGCAAAGATCTTGACCCATCATCGAGGTCTATCAAAATATTTGGAGCACTATTAATTTCAGATGAAGAAACTTTTTCCTGGAAGCAAGTGGATCTTTCACATCTTCCTTCACTGGCATGTGCATCTACTTTATGGTCGTCTCTGTTTGATTTGTCACACCCCACAGTCGAACTTCTCGAGTCTGTATGGCAACAAATACCCTCACGTTCATCACCCACGACACCGCCAACCACAGGCCACACTGTATTTGCAAGGTCAAGTTTCGTATCCGCAGGTTCCCTTTGCTGCTCACAACCTTCCAACTTACCTGGCTTCTCATTACATCCACCATCAAAGATATCATCAGTTCCATCTTCTTGAGGATCCACAGCATGATCACCACAGGGACTCTCCCAAGCATCCATAACAGTATTCAGGTCCCACTGTGATCTATCATCCAGCGAAGTATCATATCTACTTGAACTTGTTTCATTCCCGTCACTTGGAAGCTTCTGCTTCGAAGACAGAAGGTTATCCATATAGTCGGGGGCCTCTGTGGCCTCCGCATTTGTTTTACATGCCATATCTTCCGGGGAGGATGTGGCCGTCACCAAGGAGGCAATCGTTTCTTCCACATGCATCACTGAAATACAGGAGCCAGTTCCTTCATCTGAAATTTGAGCACAGTTGAGACCAAGGCCCCTGCATGGTTCCTTCACCACAAGACATGATTCCTTATTCACCATAACATCATAGGACCTTTCTTGCACAGAAGATACTTCAAGGGCTGAACCATCCTCATCATTATCAGTGCTACCGTCCATACTGTTATTGCAGGCAGCGGCTGCCAATATTGAAATACCAGAGAAGTCCTCACTCTCACCAAGATTTCCGTTTATCTCTTTCAAGTATTTTCCATCACTAGCAATACCTGTGTCAACGACTTGACCCAACTGAACAGCTGTGTCCGTTGCCACAATTTTCTGTCCCACAATTGCATTCAGAGAAGACTCCTGACCTGAAGCATGTTGACAAGCCTCGTCTGGGTGTGGAGAAGATGCCCGCGGTGGGGGTGATGGCGACCGAAACAAAAATCTCCTTTTCTTAATTGGTATATGTTCCACTTTGTCACTAAACCGACGTCCAAGGACAGTTACTCCAAGCTGCAAAATAGAGAACAGGATTTAAACATTACAGAGAAATTGTACACACTGTCCATTGCTCATAAGTGAACCATGTGAAATGCAATAACCACCTTCTCAGATTCAGAAACAGGCATCTCCTCAACTTTTTCTGGATCCCTATCAAACAGATCTCCACTCCTTTTATAGTTTCTTGAAATGGGTTTTCTAGCCCGCCTTGATGCACTTCTGTTACCTTTTGAAATTGTCTTCCAAGTCAATTCAGGATTGATAACACTAGTAAGTTCCAGTAACCCGGTGCTCAGCATGCTACCGGATAGAGACGCTCTCCCGTCAACCAGTGGTTTTCCCCCACAAGTCTTGCAGGATGCTGTCACTACTCGTTTTTCTATTGGATCTATAGTAGAGGCTGACCCCTCAGAGCAAGAACACAACCGAATctgtgaaaataaaaagaaaatcatttagAAACACGGAAGATTTATAAGCATCTATACCACGGATATAAATCATGCCAAAATTTTTAGATATGTCTGAGCTCACATGTTGTACGTGGAAACAAGAGTTACCCACCATTAAATTGGAACCCTCGTTGTCCTAGCTCATTGAGGGATATTGTTAATTAAAATCACCACCCAGTGCCCACAGCAGGATCCAATATGAACTCACCTGCAAAAGATGCAAGATTTAGAACAGTAGCAACGTAAAAgaacttaaataaataacaattaCTAAGGCCTTACTGAGACCTAAAGCTGATAACAAGACTGCCAGATATGCCTCACGAGGCCATTACCTTGAGGCAGATCATGTTAACCAGCCTTCAAGGCCAGCATGAAACTCCTCAGTTGACAGTGAAGCTGTGGAATAAGGCAGTAACCTAAGGTTG is drawn from Telopea speciosissima isolate NSW1024214 ecotype Mountain lineage chromosome 1, Tspe_v1, whole genome shotgun sequence and contains these coding sequences:
- the LOC122672757 gene encoding uncharacterized protein LOC122672757 isoform X1; protein product: MVGNSCFHVQHIRLCSCSEGSASTIDPIEKRVVTASCKTCGGKPLVDGRASLSGSMLSTGLLELTSVINPELTWKTISKGNRSASRRARKPISRNYKRSGDLFDRDPEKVEEMPVSESEKLGVTVLGRRFSDKVEHIPIKKRRFLFRSPSPPPRASSPHPDEACQHASGQESSLNAIVGQKIVATDTAVQLGQVVDTGIASDGKYLKEINGNLGESEDFSGISILAAAACNNSMDGSTDNDEDGSALEVSSVQERSYDVMVNKESCLVVKEPCRGLGLNCAQISDEGTGSCISVMHVEETIASLVTATSSPEDMACKTNAEATEAPDYMDNLLSSKQKLPSDGNETSSSRYDTSLDDRSQWDLNTVMDAWESPCGDHAVDPQEDGTDDIFDGGCNEKPGKLEGCEQQREPADTKLDLANTVWPVVGGVVGDEREGICCHTDSRSSTVGCDKSNRDDHKVDAHASEGRCERSTCFQEKVSSSEINSAPNILIDLDDGSRSLHNQERTINVGAHQFVDKGTCINHSSLPVADKGSDTPVSEENGHADSAGSTGKETGDDYPAEAERAEHICSSPQSVKDCTTLSYEAIPGDMCRNEKVRTEDGEDAGRTSGLHADGSFPNKPQSTHLVACDPLQSGPSDSGMDRAVCSSEIVHHSPSTNCEVLPGSEASAGRDAGSGEHAVGVSLNVQDDIDFVADATVDSPDQIESEELTCKPLAVTTGTVEAPGGTSSHEVYRSCADDLINISGNVAPDDDHFDDVDYGSDVSQDDPQGMEKENEPQADYDSQFEDGEFRESVLHGWEGDAYEEGEAEHVDYGSDNREAYDFEAAEKTDCPGSMSVQVEELAEYQGGRSTEINGKSERDQVMEKNMLKNNVLDEGYCEKRLGTVSRHLRGQFGKRDDYSTFEMDSSTDNEFRGGAAKVNADDELYASGHTGKGPNQSASLRMKFSGWDQLPEGSRSSVDKKMEARDGDSNRLHSVARMDGPDSEDSAARMATTARRELHSRIERPTSDVLYRKDRFNKLDESNRRAERGGSSLLHMHGRGRGGDRWVDSSHWGPERHRSPGFGHPGPKNAAAAAAAKIESSGFVVAPDGTVVKAGGLGRRRQSVNASLEGVRRSLVRRGSPSERDEALGMHMDLDLVGEMSPDRSIAVGRDRSGRFGPRVVDSGLRERYHGPAPDDSSLRMLHPSVTRERSYSPIHRRGAAHISRSRTNSPSRSRTRSPHVWPSPRGRNGCGISSGPVFRHHSRSPPNFRSEARMDRVRSPHRRPGFLADHVAGFTPTSRIRGSPQHSSRWVENRKDAVDHFREHGYKQRLQDSERRVPGRIFPRSHRFDLVGSTGRSKPDEYYRPIHHGRFNEMVGAGRGSRYDESDDDRRKHGHRYEFVHHVRRYDTNGPVKRFRYDVEDGFAAHESHNKEPTEFHSRGSPKTYDRGIDSRLGDAPRRSREERGHFRYGRDWKYNSNSKSFGMR
- the LOC122672757 gene encoding uncharacterized protein LOC122672757 isoform X3 is translated as MVGNSCFHVQHIRLCSCSEGSASTIDPIEKRVVTASCKTCGGKPLVDGRASLSGSMLSTGLLELTSVINPELTWKTISKGNRSASRRARKPISRNYKRSGDLFDRDPEKVEEMPVSESEKLGVTVLGRRFSDKVEHIPIKKRRFLFRSPSPPPRASSPHPDEACQHASGQESSLNAIVGQKIVATDTAVQLGQVVDTGIASDGKYLKEINGNLGESEDFSGISILAAAACNNSMDGSTDNDEDGSALEVSSVQERSYDVMVNKESCLVVKEPCRGLGLNCAQISDEGTGSCISVMHVEETIASLVTATSSPEDMACKTNAEATEAPDYMDNLLSSKQKLPSDGNETSSSRYDTSLDDRSQWDLNTVMDAWESPCGDHAVDPQEDGTDDIFDGGCNEKPGKLEGCEQQREPADTKLDLANTVWPVVGGVVGDEREGICCHTDSRSSTVGCDKSNRDDHKVDAHASEGRCERSTCFQEKVSSSEINSAPNILIDLDDGSRSLHNQERTINVGAHQFVDKGTCINHSSLPVADKGSDTPVSEENGHADSAGSTGKETGDDYPAEAERAEHICSSPQSVKDCTTLSYEAIPGDMCRNEKVRTEDGEDAGRTSGLHADGSFPNKPQSTHLVACDPLQSGPSDSGMDRAVCSSEIVHHSPSTNCEVLPGSEASAGRDAGSGEHAVGVSLNVQDDIDFVADATVDSPDQIESEELTCKPLAVTTGTVEAPGGTSSHEVYRSCADDLINISGNVAPDDDHFDDVDYGSDVSQDDPQGMEKENEPQADYDSQFEDGEFRESVLHGWEGDAYEEGEAEHVDYGSDNREAYDFEAAEKTDCPGSMSVQVEELAEYQGGRSTEINGKSERDQVMEKNMLKNNVLDEGYCEKRLGTVSRHLRGQFGKRDDYSKVNADDELYASGHTGKGPNQSASLRMKFSGWDQLPEGSRSSVDKKMEARDGDSNRLHSVARMDGPDSEDSAARMATTARRELHSRIERPTSDVLYRKDRFNKLDESNRRAERGGSSLLHMHGRGRGGDRWVDSSHWGPERHRSPGFGHPGPKNAAAAAAAKIESSGFVVAPDGTVVKAGGLGRRRQSVNASLEGVRRSLVRRGSPSERDEALGMHMDLDLVGEMSPDRSIAVGRDRSGRFGPRVVDSGLRERYHGPAPDDSSLRMLHPSVTRERSYSPIHRRGAAHISRSRTNSPSRSRTRSPHVWPSPRGRNGCGISSGPVFRHHSRSPPNFRSEARMDRVRSPHRRPGFLADHVAGFTPTSRIRGSPQHSSRWVENRKDAVDHFREHGYKQRLQDSERRVPGRIFPRSHRFDLVGSTGRSKPDEYYRPIHHGRFNEMVGAGRGSRYDESDDDRRKHGHRYEFVHHVRRYDTNGPVKRFRYDVEDGFAAHESHNKEPTEFHSRGSPKTYDRGIDSRLGDAPRRSREERGHFRYGRDWKYNSNSKSFGMR
- the LOC122672757 gene encoding uncharacterized protein LOC122672757 isoform X2 encodes the protein MIRLCSCSEGSASTIDPIEKRVVTASCKTCGGKPLVDGRASLSGSMLSTGLLELTSVINPELTWKTISKGNRSASRRARKPISRNYKRSGDLFDRDPEKVEEMPVSESEKLGVTVLGRRFSDKVEHIPIKKRRFLFRSPSPPPRASSPHPDEACQHASGQESSLNAIVGQKIVATDTAVQLGQVVDTGIASDGKYLKEINGNLGESEDFSGISILAAAACNNSMDGSTDNDEDGSALEVSSVQERSYDVMVNKESCLVVKEPCRGLGLNCAQISDEGTGSCISVMHVEETIASLVTATSSPEDMACKTNAEATEAPDYMDNLLSSKQKLPSDGNETSSSRYDTSLDDRSQWDLNTVMDAWESPCGDHAVDPQEDGTDDIFDGGCNEKPGKLEGCEQQREPADTKLDLANTVWPVVGGVVGDEREGICCHTDSRSSTVGCDKSNRDDHKVDAHASEGRCERSTCFQEKVSSSEINSAPNILIDLDDGSRSLHNQERTINVGAHQFVDKGTCINHSSLPVADKGSDTPVSEENGHADSAGSTGKETGDDYPAEAERAEHICSSPQSVKDCTTLSYEAIPGDMCRNEKVRTEDGEDAGRTSGLHADGSFPNKPQSTHLVACDPLQSGPSDSGMDRAVCSSEIVHHSPSTNCEVLPGSEASAGRDAGSGEHAVGVSLNVQDDIDFVADATVDSPDQIESEELTCKPLAVTTGTVEAPGGTSSHEVYRSCADDLINISGNVAPDDDHFDDVDYGSDVSQDDPQGMEKENEPQADYDSQFEDGEFRESVLHGWEGDAYEEGEAEHVDYGSDNREAYDFEAAEKTDCPGSMSVQVEELAEYQGGRSTEINGKSERDQVMEKNMLKNNVLDEGYCEKRLGTVSRHLRGQFGKRDDYSTFEMDSSTDNEFRGGAAKVNADDELYASGHTGKGPNQSASLRMKFSGWDQLPEGSRSSVDKKMEARDGDSNRLHSVARMDGPDSEDSAARMATTARRELHSRIERPTSDVLYRKDRFNKLDESNRRAERGGSSLLHMHGRGRGGDRWVDSSHWGPERHRSPGFGHPGPKNAAAAAAAKIESSGFVVAPDGTVVKAGGLGRRRQSVNASLEGVRRSLVRRGSPSERDEALGMHMDLDLVGEMSPDRSIAVGRDRSGRFGPRVVDSGLRERYHGPAPDDSSLRMLHPSVTRERSYSPIHRRGAAHISRSRTNSPSRSRTRSPHVWPSPRGRNGCGISSGPVFRHHSRSPPNFRSEARMDRVRSPHRRPGFLADHVAGFTPTSRIRGSPQHSSRWVENRKDAVDHFREHGYKQRLQDSERRVPGRIFPRSHRFDLVGSTGRSKPDEYYRPIHHGRFNEMVGAGRGSRYDESDDDRRKHGHRYEFVHHVRRYDTNGPVKRFRYDVEDGFAAHESHNKEPTEFHSRGSPKTYDRGIDSRLGDAPRRSREERGHFRYGRDWKYNSNSKSFGMR